The Salvelinus namaycush isolate Seneca chromosome 1, SaNama_1.0, whole genome shotgun sequence genome has a window encoding:
- the slc14a2 gene encoding urea transporter 2, with product MPGPHHTKKEQQPLMANTDPEVSGGGEQKKAQGENAEARKSAVPTCQQKAKARLLLLLSYISGDMEVFAEWMKKQFFLLQLLDWVLRGAAQVMFVNNPLSGLVIFAGLILQNRWWALNGFVGTLFATISALILQQSRGAIAAGLYGYNGILVGLLMAVFSNAGDWYWWLLLPNIVMSMTCPIVSSALASINSRWDLPVFTLPFNILVCLHMVATGHYNHHFPQVLIQPRTELANITWAEVDVAKLFTAVPVGIGQVYGCDNPWTGGIFMVALLISSPITCAHATIGSAVGMVSGLALAAPFEAIYFGLWGYNCVLACIAIGGMFYALTWQVHLLAITCAFFCAYLGSAIANVMSTFGLPACTWPFCLSALTFLLFTTETNTIFKLPLANVAYPERNLRFFWKLRKKEKLEREEKEREGEKKRDEERWRAKEQELLGNEKEVLRMERMDGKEKGDGMEGKQINEIMIQEEEMMEVALGEMSSMAENV from the exons AAAGAGCAGCAGCCACTGATGGCCAACACAGATCCAGAGGTGTCAGGGGGCGGGGAGCAGAAGAAGGCCCAGGGGGAAAACGCCGAAGCTAGGAAGTCTGCAGTCCCCACCTGCCAGCAGAAGGCCAAAGCCCGGCTCCTACTGTTACTGTCCTACATCTCAGGAGACATGGAGGTGTTTGCAGAGTGGATGAAAA AACAGTTCTTCCTGCTCCAGCTGTTAGACTGGGTTCTCCGTGGTGCTGCCCAGGTCATGTTTGTCAACAATCCTCTGAGTGGCCTAGTGATCTTTGCTGGGCTGATCCTGCAGAACCGCTGGTGGGCTCTCAACGGCTTCGTGGGCACACTTTTCGCCACCATCTCTGCCCTCATACTGCAAcagagcag GGGTGCGATTGCAGCGGGGCTGTATGGTTACAATGGGATCTTGGTGGGGCTGCTGATGGCCGTGTTCTCTAACGCTGGAGACTGGTACTGGTGGCTCCTACTGCCCAACATCGTCATGTCTATGACCTG cccTATAGTGTCCAGTGCGTTGGCGTCCATTAATAGTCGTTGGGACCTGCCAGTGTTCACTCTTCCCTTCAACATCCTGGTATGTCTCCACATGGTGGCTACTggccactacaaccaccacttcCCCCAAGTCCTCATCCAGCCGCGCACAGAACTAGCCAACATCACCTGGGCTGAGGTTGACGTAGCTAAG CTGTTCACAGCAGTGCCAGTAGGTATAGGCCAGGTGTATGGGTGTGATAACCCCTGGACAGGAGGAATCTTCATGGTCGCTCTCTTAATTTCCTCTCCCATCACCTGTGCTCATGCTACCATTGGATCCGCAGTCGGTATGGtctcag GTCTGGCCCTGGCAGCTCCATTTGAGGCGATCTACTTTGGTCTGTGGGGGTATAACTGTGTTCTAGCCTGTATCGCTATTGGAGGGATGTTCTACGCTCTCACCTGGCAGGTACACCTGCTGGCAATCACCTGTG CTTTCTTCTGTGCATATCTGGGCTCAGCCATCGCTAATGTCATGTCCACA TTTGGCCTGCCAGCCTGCACCTGGCCCTTCTGTCTCTCCGCCCTCACCTTCCTTCTGTTTACCACGGAAACCAACACCATATTCAAGCTGCCGCTGGCTAACGTGGCCTACCCCGAGAGGAACCTGCGCTTCTTCTGGAAGCTCCGCAAGAAGGAgaagctggagagagaggagaaggaaagagagggagagaagaaaagagatgAGGAAAGGTGGAGAGCAAAGGAGCAGGAGCTGCTAGGCAACGAGAAAGAGGTgctgaggatggagaggatggatgggaAAGAGAAGGGTGATGGGATGGAAGGCAAGCAGATTAATGAAATTATGATTCAGGAGGAAGAGATGATGGAGGTGGCCTTGGGTGAAATGAGCAGCATGGCAGAAAATGTCTGA